One genomic window of Paenibacillus xylanilyticus includes the following:
- a CDS encoding glycoside hydrolase family 88/105 protein — MQTTSSTLTPIQWALKACEAIMDTFEPEHLPPDRFHYHQGVFLSGMEKCWRQTGEQKLYEYMKGWVDSQILEDGSIKKYKSDELDDIQPGVLLFTLYEQTGDERYKKALHTLVPLLKSWPTNTSGGFWHKGHYPNQMWLDGLYMAGPIAVQFAKTFGESDYIDMMTYQALLMEKHTKDPVTGLLYHGWDETKEAKWADPVTGLAPEFWGRAIGWYPVALLEMFEYMPEDHPDKDKLVTIVQDLLIALTNYQDPATGLWYQVIDKGDHPDNWHENSCTALFTHAIAKAVRFGYLDPTYLQYAWKGYQGVIDTLQFDENGKVIIGNICIGTGIGDYDHYIARPTSENDLHGAGAFILMCVEMNLAAK, encoded by the coding sequence ATGCAAACCACTTCATCTACCTTGACGCCAATTCAATGGGCGTTAAAAGCCTGTGAGGCAATTATGGATACATTCGAGCCGGAGCATCTTCCGCCAGACCGATTCCATTATCATCAGGGTGTCTTTTTATCCGGGATGGAGAAATGTTGGCGACAAACCGGAGAACAAAAGCTCTATGAATACATGAAAGGCTGGGTCGATAGTCAGATTCTGGAGGATGGCAGCATCAAAAAGTATAAGTCTGACGAACTCGACGACATCCAGCCCGGTGTTCTTCTCTTCACCCTCTACGAGCAGACGGGAGATGAACGGTACAAAAAGGCGCTTCACACCTTAGTTCCCCTGCTAAAATCCTGGCCCACAAATACATCAGGCGGATTCTGGCATAAGGGGCATTATCCGAACCAAATGTGGTTGGACGGTTTATATATGGCTGGGCCGATTGCAGTGCAATTCGCCAAAACCTTCGGTGAGAGCGATTACATCGATATGATGACCTATCAGGCCCTGCTTATGGAAAAGCATACAAAAGACCCTGTCACAGGCCTGCTCTACCACGGATGGGACGAGACAAAAGAAGCCAAATGGGCTGACCCCGTTACGGGTCTTGCTCCGGAATTCTGGGGCCGGGCCATTGGCTGGTACCCGGTAGCACTACTTGAAATGTTCGAATACATGCCAGAGGATCATCCGGACAAAGATAAACTCGTAACGATCGTACAGGATCTGCTGATTGCTCTGACCAATTACCAGGATCCTGCCACCGGATTATGGTATCAAGTCATCGACAAAGGGGATCATCCGGATAACTGGCATGAGAATTCCTGTACCGCCCTCTTTACACATGCCATTGCCAAAGCAGTTCGTTTCGGCTATCTGGACCCAACATATTTGCAGTATGCATGGAAAGGTTACCAAGGCGTAATTGACACACTGCAGTTTGACGAGAACGGTAAGGTTATCATCGGTAATATCTGTATTGGCACAGGCATTGGCGACTATGATCACTATATTGCCCGGCCAACCAGTGAAAACGATCTGCACGGGGCAGGTGCCTTCATACTCATGTGTGTCGAGATGAATTTGGCAGCAAAATAG
- a CDS encoding YitT family protein, translated as MHQRKKPKSNKARIFSKVVLIIIGAFITAYGLEAILIPNNVSDGGVTGLSIVGSQLFGLPLGMLIGIINIPFVWLGYKQIGKSFALYSIIGIASLAVSTSLMHHVPTIIEGDTLLVTVVGGIIIGFGMGLALRNGGALDGIDMLAVLLSRKVPFGTSDLILFLNMFVFIVVSSVFGLQGAILSGLAYFIASKVIHIVEEGLSGSKTFKIITNQPEIMVETIRDRLGRGATYTDAYGGYSNEQFKEITCVINRMEESKIKEIIHEIDPNAFVVVYDVAEVKGGSFKKKDIH; from the coding sequence ATGCATCAAAGAAAGAAACCAAAATCGAACAAGGCAAGAATTTTTTCAAAAGTTGTATTGATCATCATCGGGGCTTTTATAACGGCATACGGCCTTGAAGCCATTTTGATCCCCAACAATGTCTCGGACGGTGGTGTGACGGGTCTGAGTATCGTTGGTTCACAATTGTTTGGATTGCCGCTGGGGATGCTGATCGGTATCATCAATATTCCTTTTGTGTGGCTGGGATATAAGCAAATAGGTAAAAGCTTCGCTCTCTATTCCATTATCGGTATTGCTTCACTCGCAGTAAGTACCAGTCTGATGCACCATGTACCTACAATTATTGAAGGGGACACCTTGCTAGTTACCGTTGTCGGGGGGATTATCATCGGTTTCGGTATGGGTCTCGCACTTCGGAATGGCGGGGCATTGGACGGAATAGATATGCTGGCAGTACTGCTTTCACGCAAAGTTCCTTTTGGTACCAGTGATCTAATCTTGTTCCTGAACATGTTTGTATTTATCGTCGTTTCATCTGTATTTGGTCTGCAAGGGGCCATCTTGTCGGGGCTGGCTTATTTCATTGCTTCCAAAGTTATTCATATCGTTGAAGAGGGCTTGAGCGGTTCCAAAACGTTTAAAATCATCACCAATCAACCCGAGATCATGGTCGAAACCATTCGTGACCGATTAGGTCGTGGAGCAACCTATACGGATGCTTATGGCGGGTATTCTAATGAACAATTTAAAGAAATCACTTGTGTAATCAACCGTATGGAAGAGAGCAAAATTAAAGAGATCATTCATGAAATTGACCCGAATGCTTTTGTAGTTGTGTATGATGTAGCAGAAGTGAAGGGCGGCAGCTTCAAAAAGAAAGATATTCACTAA
- a CDS encoding darcynin family protein: MRQMMIVLLEFYPSWLALPREERRNYASSLQEIFNNYSSEVSVRFFDAEALPGKDYTDFVVCETDDIKQYHFMWEEIRDSEPYTKGYMKIKDVIMGLENAFQAYETEALRMPAE; the protein is encoded by the coding sequence ATGCGGCAAATGATGATTGTACTATTGGAATTTTACCCTTCTTGGTTAGCACTACCACGTGAAGAACGAAGAAACTATGCGTCTTCATTACAGGAAATATTCAATAACTATAGTTCAGAAGTTAGTGTTCGCTTTTTTGATGCGGAGGCTCTACCTGGTAAAGATTATACTGATTTTGTAGTATGCGAGACCGATGATATCAAGCAGTATCACTTTATGTGGGAGGAAATCCGTGACTCAGAGCCGTATACCAAGGGATATATGAAAATCAAGGATGTCATTATGGGTTTGGAAAATGCCTTTCAAGCCTATGAGACAGAGGCATTACGCATGCCCGCTGAATAA
- a CDS encoding Ger(x)C family spore germination protein, producing MNSYRSTMSTLLVYILLMVIVTGCWSSKELNEISVVMAMGIDSVDDQYEISLQVVDPSQMSRNRAMERSPTIVFSSRANTLFEALRKLTTESSRKMYLSHLKFVIFDEDTAKKGIKKPLDFLFRDHEVRPDFHLAVVRGSSAKDAVTFVAPTEVLPAMDMYKALNVSEKTWAPTSAVNVKDLLQRLKKDGIEPVLTGIRLNNLDKGLKVDNVTKSPQHANYLFTGIGVFQGDHLIGWIEESKSKAFTYISNRVSSSVASVTCPNSEGEFAFEVIRNNVKMKPDIKNNEPIVSLVVETEANIGEAGCDADLKDDKTFNEFQEAAREEQEQILKEGIEKAQQIGSDIFGFGEAFHQRFPREWHEWRGDWKQKFQKLEVNLDIRFHLNRVGKITNPIDSEPQH from the coding sequence ATGAACTCGTACCGATCCACCATGTCTACATTGTTGGTCTACATCTTGCTAATGGTCATTGTTACGGGTTGTTGGAGTAGTAAGGAGTTAAACGAAATATCCGTCGTGATGGCTATGGGTATTGATTCCGTAGATGACCAGTATGAGATTAGTCTGCAAGTGGTTGATCCGTCTCAGATGTCTCGTAATCGAGCGATGGAACGGTCACCTACAATCGTTTTTTCCAGCCGAGCAAACACGCTGTTTGAAGCTCTCCGAAAACTCACCACGGAATCATCAAGGAAGATGTATCTGTCTCACTTGAAGTTTGTAATCTTTGACGAAGATACAGCAAAAAAAGGAATCAAGAAGCCGCTGGATTTCCTGTTTCGTGATCATGAAGTTCGGCCTGATTTTCATTTGGCTGTTGTCAGAGGCAGTTCAGCTAAGGATGCGGTTACGTTTGTGGCTCCAACCGAGGTTTTGCCTGCAATGGATATGTACAAAGCTTTGAATGTGTCTGAAAAGACATGGGCACCCACTTCCGCGGTCAATGTCAAAGACCTTCTGCAGCGTTTAAAGAAGGATGGCATTGAGCCGGTCTTGACTGGCATTCGGCTGAACAATCTAGACAAAGGCTTGAAGGTGGATAATGTGACGAAATCGCCACAACACGCGAACTATTTATTTACCGGCATTGGTGTCTTTCAGGGAGATCATCTGATCGGCTGGATAGAAGAGTCCAAAAGCAAGGCGTTTACCTACATATCAAACCGTGTTTCCAGTTCTGTAGCTTCCGTCACATGTCCGAATTCAGAAGGGGAATTTGCTTTTGAAGTCATACGTAACAATGTCAAAATGAAACCGGACATAAAAAATAATGAACCGATTGTCTCTCTTGTCGTGGAAACTGAAGCAAACATCGGCGAGGCTGGATGTGATGCTGACCTGAAGGATGACAAGACATTTAATGAATTTCAGGAAGCAGCCAGAGAAGAACAAGAACAGATCCTGAAAGAGGGTATTGAAAAGGCGCAGCAGATCGGTTCCGACATATTCGGATTCGGAGAAGCCTTTCATCAAAGGTTCCCTCGCGAGTGGCACGAATGGAGAGGGGACTGGAAGCAGAAATTTCAAAAGCTTGAGGTCAACCTGGATATCCGTTTCCATTTAAACCGGGTTGGGAAAATTACCAATCCTATTGACTCTGAACCGCAACATTAG
- a CDS encoding YdeI/OmpD-associated family protein — protein sequence MLKGERNTKIDPYFNKLKNWKEEFELLREIVLDCGLTEDFKWMHPCYTLDGKNIVLIHGFKEYCALLFHKGALLKDPHGILIQQTENVQAARQLRFTNAQTIQEMQLIIQDYIEEAVQIEKAGLQVELKKHDEYTLPEELANKFVEIPDLKTAFEGLTPGRQRAYIMHFSSPKQSKTRESRIEKYIPHILDGKGLNDK from the coding sequence ATGTTAAAAGGTGAAAGAAATACAAAAATTGATCCCTATTTCAACAAGCTGAAGAATTGGAAAGAAGAATTCGAGCTGCTGCGGGAGATCGTTCTGGATTGCGGGCTGACTGAAGATTTTAAGTGGATGCATCCCTGCTACACATTAGACGGTAAAAATATCGTTCTGATCCATGGATTTAAGGAGTATTGCGCCCTGTTGTTCCACAAAGGGGCGCTGCTAAAAGACCCTCATGGAATTCTGATCCAGCAAACGGAGAATGTGCAGGCAGCACGTCAGCTTCGCTTTACCAATGCACAGACGATTCAGGAAATGCAGCTGATTATCCAGGATTATATCGAGGAAGCCGTTCAGATTGAGAAAGCGGGTCTGCAAGTTGAACTTAAAAAGCATGACGAGTATACCCTGCCTGAGGAATTAGCCAACAAATTTGTTGAAATACCTGATCTGAAAACAGCTTTCGAAGGACTGACACCAGGACGCCAGAGAGCATATATCATGCATTTTTCTTCACCCAAACAATCCAAGACCCGAGAGTCGAGAATCGAAAAGTACATCCCGCATATCCTTGATGGGAAAGGACTTAATGACAAGTAA
- a CDS encoding collagen-like protein, which produces MTFLPPFGPGGGFGGPGGPGGPGGIFGPGGPGGPGGPSGPPSFPGGGGGAPQGVQPPPGPPPSFVPQQSPSLYAVDPRAISGCLFRYTYIWPNQGPGFWMYPVFVGRNSVAGFRWTGFFWVYSGIDLQRISSFSCF; this is translated from the coding sequence ATGACATTTTTACCTCCCTTTGGACCTGGTGGCGGGTTTGGTGGACCAGGCGGACCAGGCGGTCCTGGTGGAATTTTCGGACCAGGTGGTCCTGGAGGTCCTGGAGGACCATCAGGTCCACCTTCGTTCCCCGGAGGTGGAGGCGGCGCACCGCAAGGCGTGCAGCCCCCTCCCGGACCGCCGCCTTCATTCGTTCCACAGCAGTCGCCTTCATTGTATGCTGTAGATCCAAGAGCAATCTCCGGTTGTCTGTTCCGCTACACATATATTTGGCCGAATCAAGGTCCCGGCTTCTGGATGTATCCCGTGTTCGTCGGCAGAAATTCGGTAGCCGGCTTCCGCTGGACTGGATTCTTCTGGGTGTACAGCGGCATTGACCTGCAGCGGATTAGCTCCTTCAGCTGTTTCTAA
- a CDS encoding SRPBCC family protein codes for MSLTLELDYQYTTSVEKLWAALTDSSKLAKWVANIHTGQGMENDFKPVVGHHFHFRTQATEYWDGIIKGEVLIVEEPHRLSYTWESGEKHTVTWTLQDLGNGQVNLHLEQTGISNPQALAGAKYGWSKWCDELEKLLA; via the coding sequence ATGAGTTTAACATTGGAATTGGACTATCAGTACACGACTTCGGTCGAGAAGCTCTGGGCAGCCTTAACGGATTCAAGCAAGCTTGCCAAGTGGGTAGCCAACATTCATACCGGTCAAGGGATGGAGAATGATTTTAAACCAGTCGTTGGTCACCATTTTCATTTTCGAACGCAGGCAACGGAGTACTGGGACGGAATTATTAAGGGAGAAGTCCTGATCGTAGAAGAACCGCATCGCCTGTCCTATACCTGGGAAAGCGGAGAGAAACATACGGTTACGTGGACATTACAGGATTTGGGTAACGGTCAAGTAAACCTTCACCTGGAACAAACCGGAATTTCCAATCCTCAAGCACTGGCTGGTGCCAAGTATGGCTGGAGTAAATGGTGCGATGAGCTTGAGAAGCTTTTGGCATAA
- a CDS encoding spore germination protein — protein MKLQHEFSKHIYQNIDLICDFMGKSSDFNVREITVGSCHAALFYLDGMTDMQKIQDNVIRPLQETSAEELSLSFLKDSVLDVGEVSFSDNIEDALEQILSGGLLLLIDGMGEGLVVSIPGWEERSITESKTQPVIRGPQESFTENLRTNTTMVRRRVKDTRVRLTNVKVGEKTKTDISVMYMHGVADDELVRNVISRLKNMKVDRVLEGEYLEECLVENKQLTIFPIFYNSDRPDSIAAGVMEGKIAIFIDGTPFVILAPAVFVDFIQSAEDYYQSFIYSSIIRVLRYISLAICMLAPAIYVALTTFHQDMIPTVLLLSLSAQREGVPFPAFVEAMIMEIIFEILREAGLRMPRTVGQAVSIVGSIVIGQAAVEANIVSPVMVIVVAITAISSFVIPSYTMAIPIRILRFAFIGMAAMFGVYGLTVGMLILLVHLNSLHSFGVPYMSPVANFQSTKQSDAVLRFPFKNKANHHNKPRE, from the coding sequence ATGAAGTTACAACACGAGTTTTCCAAGCATATTTACCAAAATATAGATCTCATATGTGACTTCATGGGAAAAAGTTCGGATTTTAATGTTCGCGAGATCACCGTTGGCAGTTGCCACGCGGCCCTTTTTTATTTGGACGGTATGACAGACATGCAGAAGATACAGGATAACGTCATTCGTCCGCTGCAGGAGACTTCTGCAGAAGAGTTAAGTTTATCTTTCTTAAAAGATAGCGTTCTTGACGTCGGTGAAGTAAGTTTCTCTGACAACATTGAAGATGCGTTGGAACAGATTCTATCAGGTGGACTTCTCCTGCTAATCGACGGGATGGGGGAAGGGTTAGTCGTTTCCATACCTGGTTGGGAAGAACGCAGTATAACGGAATCGAAGACGCAGCCTGTGATCCGAGGTCCACAAGAATCGTTTACGGAGAATCTTCGTACCAATACAACAATGGTCCGTCGCCGAGTGAAGGACACAAGAGTTCGGCTAACAAACGTCAAGGTTGGCGAAAAAACAAAGACCGACATATCGGTCATGTATATGCATGGAGTTGCTGATGATGAATTGGTACGAAACGTGATATCTAGACTGAAAAATATGAAAGTGGATCGCGTGCTTGAAGGGGAGTACCTCGAAGAATGTTTAGTGGAGAACAAGCAATTGACCATTTTCCCGATATTTTATAATTCGGATCGCCCAGACTCTATTGCAGCAGGTGTGATGGAAGGGAAAATAGCGATATTTATCGACGGAACTCCCTTTGTCATCCTTGCGCCAGCAGTATTTGTTGATTTCATTCAATCCGCGGAGGATTATTATCAATCTTTTATTTACAGCAGCATCATTCGAGTCTTAAGGTACATCTCCCTGGCAATATGTATGCTGGCTCCAGCCATATATGTGGCACTAACTACATTTCATCAGGACATGATCCCAACGGTTCTATTACTAAGTTTATCTGCGCAACGTGAGGGTGTACCCTTTCCTGCATTCGTTGAGGCAATGATTATGGAGATCATATTTGAGATCCTGAGAGAAGCTGGTCTACGAATGCCGCGAACGGTTGGTCAGGCCGTTTCGATTGTTGGATCCATTGTCATTGGCCAGGCCGCTGTAGAAGCTAACATCGTTTCACCAGTTATGGTCATTGTTGTTGCGATTACAGCGATTTCAAGCTTTGTCATCCCGTCCTACACCATGGCTATTCCCATCCGGATATTACGGTTTGCTTTTATAGGAATGGCTGCCATGTTTGGCGTATACGGATTGACGGTAGGCATGCTTATTCTCCTTGTACATTTGAATAGTCTTCATTCATTCGGTGTGCCATATATGAGTCCAGTAGCCAATTTTCAATCGACGAAACAAAGTGATGCTGTACTGCGGTTTCCATTTAAGAACAAAGCAAATCATCACAACAAACCAAGGGAGTAA
- a CDS encoding AraC family transcriptional regulator, with protein MGNLYFENAESTFLVSHRRALSHHMPVSHFHSTYEIYVLMAGQREFFIQDRTITIAEGDVVIISPNVLHRTTNAERPKHERLIINMHAQYFSVDGSHEEVLQPLLQRDYLILKGSLRSRAMIDMHTRAIMQEMKERGSGFELYAQTLAVQLLIMCCRHFKPHDAEPLAAPSPMHERISEIVRYINDHYMEELSLHFLADQFYISPYYLSRSFKEATGFAFVEYVNSVRIKEAKKLLESSSLKVDLIARKVGFGSVTHFGRVFKAVTGHSPLYYRRKGD; from the coding sequence ATGGGGAATCTTTATTTTGAAAATGCGGAGAGTACATTTCTGGTATCCCACCGAAGAGCATTAAGCCATCATATGCCGGTAAGCCATTTTCACAGCACATATGAAATCTATGTGTTGATGGCAGGGCAGCGGGAATTTTTCATTCAGGACCGAACGATTACCATCGCGGAAGGCGACGTGGTTATTATTTCTCCGAACGTTCTGCATCGCACGACCAATGCGGAACGGCCCAAGCATGAGCGGCTTATTATTAATATGCATGCCCAGTATTTTTCGGTAGACGGTTCCCATGAAGAAGTGCTTCAACCTCTACTTCAGCGGGATTATTTGATTTTGAAAGGTTCCCTGCGCAGTAGAGCGATGATCGATATGCACACAAGAGCCATTATGCAGGAGATGAAGGAGCGAGGAAGTGGCTTCGAATTGTATGCTCAGACCCTTGCCGTGCAGCTGCTTATCATGTGCTGTAGACATTTCAAGCCGCATGATGCGGAACCACTTGCAGCGCCAAGTCCCATGCATGAGCGTATTTCAGAAATTGTCCGTTATATTAATGACCATTACATGGAGGAACTGTCGCTTCATTTTCTGGCAGATCAGTTCTATATCAGTCCTTATTATTTGAGTCGATCGTTCAAAGAAGCGACAGGATTCGCTTTTGTAGAATACGTCAATAGTGTGCGAATCAAGGAGGCAAAAAAGCTGCTTGAGAGCTCAAGCCTCAAGGTCGATTTGATTGCGAGGAAGGTTGGATTCGGTAGTGTAACCCATTTCGGTCGGGTATTTAAAGCCGTCACAGGCCATTCGCCATTGTATTATCGAAGGAAAGGAGACTGA
- a CDS encoding NAD(P)-dependent alcohol dehydrogenase: protein MSEIRVTDTGISPKMKAAVMNAVVYDTYGMPEVLRVEEVDIPIPKDNEVLIEVHATSVNSWDWDLLRGKPFINRIGAFRHPRYPILGADIAGKVIQAGPAVQRFKPGDEVFGDLSGCGWGGFAEYVCANEEALTPKPAGITYVQAASIPQAAVLALQGLRNQGNLQEGEHVLINGAGGGVGTFAIQYAKLHGAEVTAVDRGDKLDMLLELGADHVVDYTKEYFTANGARYDLILDVVGNRSAFALKRALVKGGTYVMIGGTMPHILLNLVWSPFVSWLEKKKLTLLIHKPNHADQAIWKELVESGKVIPRIEREYALSETSQAIRDLGEGRVNGKAVVSLKKTNNDD, encoded by the coding sequence ATGAGCGAAATAAGGGTGACTGACACGGGAATATCCCCAAAAATGAAAGCAGCAGTAATGAACGCGGTAGTCTACGATACCTATGGAATGCCGGAGGTCCTGCGAGTAGAAGAGGTTGATATTCCGATTCCAAAAGACAATGAAGTATTAATCGAGGTTCATGCGACTTCGGTTAATTCCTGGGATTGGGATCTCCTTCGCGGAAAACCATTTATTAACCGTATAGGGGCGTTTCGTCACCCGCGGTATCCGATACTTGGTGCAGACATTGCAGGGAAGGTGATCCAGGCGGGACCCGCTGTCCAACGATTCAAACCGGGTGATGAGGTGTTCGGAGACCTATCCGGCTGTGGCTGGGGAGGATTCGCGGAATATGTGTGTGCGAATGAGGAGGCGTTAACTCCCAAGCCGGCGGGAATCACTTATGTACAGGCAGCATCCATTCCGCAAGCGGCCGTTCTGGCTCTGCAAGGACTTAGGAATCAGGGGAATCTACAAGAGGGAGAGCATGTCCTAATCAATGGTGCGGGGGGCGGAGTTGGGACGTTTGCCATTCAATATGCCAAATTGCATGGCGCAGAAGTAACCGCGGTAGATCGTGGTGATAAGCTGGATATGCTGCTTGAATTAGGTGCTGATCACGTCGTGGATTATACCAAAGAGTACTTCACAGCGAATGGAGCAAGATATGATTTGATTCTTGATGTTGTCGGCAACCGATCTGCCTTCGCGTTGAAGCGAGCGTTAGTGAAGGGAGGCACCTATGTCATGATTGGGGGCACTATGCCGCATATCTTGCTTAACTTGGTATGGAGCCCGTTCGTTTCTTGGCTGGAAAAGAAAAAGTTAACTCTTCTTATCCATAAGCCGAACCATGCGGACCAGGCCATCTGGAAGGAACTCGTTGAATCAGGCAAGGTTATTCCACGTATTGAACGGGAGTATGCCTTGAGTGAAACATCTCAGGCCATTCGTGACTTGGGAGAAGGTCGGGTAAACGGAAAAGCTGTTGTCAGCTTGAAGAAAACTAATAATGATGATTAA
- a CDS encoding GerAB/ArcD/ProY family transporter: MGSKLTVRQAITWFVLYQIGSAYLVLPAAISSVAKQDAWLSIPISIAFHLLLIPLYYSIVRQMKGRSFVAYLRSVFGPLGGTISILFIFAFPFLECIMTLRNLGDFVTTSIMPETPYDAIYFIMLLAVYFAVRSGPVVIGRCAEILIFFLLALYLLVRITLFSEADIKNLLPMLENGLNPVILASINLLAFPYLEAVLFLFFAHHFPDPKKWRKTVVASALISGAMYFFMVMQIITVISAGVVADLTFPTFFIDRTISIGEFLQRFEIILAIVWFVTIFFRLALLLYVSAQGLAEAFRLRSMNSLFVPLILTMLAMADFIWPNISYIIEINQVWPYYAMIFGIGFPIVLWSMSKLKGSLDSDLK, translated from the coding sequence GTGGGGAGTAAATTAACTGTTCGACAAGCCATCACTTGGTTTGTATTGTATCAGATTGGAAGTGCGTACTTGGTGCTTCCAGCTGCCATAAGTTCTGTTGCCAAACAGGATGCCTGGCTTTCCATTCCCATTTCCATTGCTTTTCATTTGCTTTTGATACCGTTATATTATTCTATCGTCAGGCAGATGAAAGGCAGATCCTTTGTTGCATATCTCCGAAGTGTGTTTGGTCCCTTGGGCGGGACGATTAGCATCCTTTTTATATTTGCCTTTCCCTTTCTGGAGTGCATCATGACACTTCGAAATCTGGGAGACTTTGTCACGACCTCAATTATGCCCGAAACTCCCTATGATGCCATATATTTTATTATGCTCCTGGCAGTCTATTTTGCTGTTCGCTCAGGTCCTGTTGTTATCGGGCGTTGTGCGGAGATTCTTATCTTTTTTCTTCTCGCCCTATACTTGTTGGTCAGGATTACTCTTTTTTCAGAAGCAGATATCAAAAACCTGCTGCCAATGCTGGAGAACGGCTTGAACCCTGTTATTCTTGCATCCATCAATCTCTTGGCTTTTCCGTATCTGGAGGCAGTTTTGTTTCTGTTCTTTGCACACCACTTCCCGGATCCGAAAAAGTGGAGAAAAACGGTGGTCGCAAGTGCTCTGATCAGCGGAGCCATGTACTTTTTCATGGTTATGCAAATTATTACTGTAATCAGCGCTGGTGTCGTGGCGGACTTGACGTTTCCTACCTTTTTTATTGATCGGACCATCAGTATTGGTGAGTTTCTTCAGCGGTTTGAGATCATCCTTGCCATTGTCTGGTTCGTCACGATTTTCTTTCGTCTTGCATTGCTTCTATATGTTTCGGCCCAAGGACTAGCAGAAGCTTTTCGTCTTCGAAGCATGAATTCGCTATTCGTTCCTTTGATACTGACTATGTTGGCTATGGCTGATTTTATCTGGCCCAACATTTCATATATCATTGAGATAAATCAGGTCTGGCCTTACTACGCCATGATCTTCGGCATTGGGTTTCCGATTGTGCTCTGGTCGATGAGTAAATTGAAGGGTTCATTAGATTCCGATCTCAAGTAG
- a CDS encoding Crp/Fnr family transcriptional regulator, producing the protein MHQYYQTLRLLASQASISATEWDWFVKTTTVKHISSGVTIVQSDHEVYHAYFCTNGLFRLYYTLPDGREYNVAFTLENDFATSYGAMISGSTSMYTIQAMEDSTVIEIPYTALQVLMDRSHNWERFVRTAVERLYIRKEERERELLYLTALERYHAFLVKYPGLEKRIPQYHIASYLGISPVSLSRILHSCD; encoded by the coding sequence ATGCACCAATATTATCAAACACTTCGGTTATTGGCTTCCCAAGCTTCCATATCAGCAACGGAGTGGGACTGGTTTGTGAAAACAACTACAGTTAAGCATATCTCAAGTGGAGTCACGATTGTCCAATCCGATCATGAAGTATATCATGCCTATTTCTGTACGAATGGGTTGTTTCGTCTGTATTACACATTGCCTGATGGAAGAGAATATAATGTTGCCTTTACGCTGGAAAATGACTTTGCAACTTCGTACGGAGCCATGATAAGCGGATCAACATCCATGTATACCATTCAAGCAATGGAAGATTCCACAGTGATCGAGATTCCCTACACAGCACTCCAGGTGCTTATGGATCGAAGCCATAACTGGGAACGGTTTGTTAGAACAGCTGTAGAACGATTGTATATCCGTAAAGAAGAACGTGAGAGAGAATTATTATATCTGACTGCGCTGGAGCGCTATCATGCGTTTTTAGTCAAATATCCAGGGCTGGAGAAAAGAATTCCCCAATATCACATTGCGTCCTACCTAGGTATTTCACCTGTGTCACTAAGTCGAATATTGCATTCGTGTGATTAA
- the tlp gene encoding small acid-soluble spore protein Tlp, with protein MSKPDNREDNVQHLQNAVQNTIENYREAEDYLEEFGDEIPAREKGQIEEKNERRKHSISGFREEIQDESKHQQNS; from the coding sequence ATGAGCAAACCGGATAACCGTGAAGACAACGTGCAGCATTTGCAAAATGCGGTTCAAAACACCATCGAAAATTACCGGGAAGCAGAGGATTATCTCGAAGAATTCGGAGATGAAATTCCAGCTCGGGAAAAAGGTCAGATTGAGGAAAAAAATGAGCGCCGTAAACATAGCATTTCCGGATTCCGTGAAGAAATTCAAGATGAATCCAAGCATCAGCAAAACTCATAA
- a CDS encoding ArsR/SmtB family transcription factor has protein sequence MSENQKSRDVFDAIADPTRRRLMQMLTEAEEVPLHELTSQFEMGRTAVSKHLTILKEANLVVDRKVGRETRYRLNASPLQEVQDWVAFYSKFWSMNMMRLDQLLKEEEE, from the coding sequence GTGAGTGAGAACCAAAAATCACGTGATGTATTTGATGCCATTGCAGATCCAACCAGACGTCGGCTCATGCAGATGTTAACCGAAGCAGAAGAGGTACCGCTTCATGAATTAACCTCACAGTTTGAAATGGGGCGGACAGCAGTATCCAAGCATCTGACCATTCTTAAAGAGGCGAATCTGGTCGTTGACCGAAAAGTCGGCAGGGAAACGAGGTATAGGCTCAATGCTTCGCCATTACAAGAGGTTCAAGATTGGGTAGCTTTCTACAGCAAGTTCTGGAGTATGAATATGATGCGCTTGGACCAACTATTAAAGGAGGAAGAAGAATGA